A part of Maridesulfovibrio hydrothermalis AM13 = DSM 14728 genomic DNA contains:
- the purN gene encoding phosphoribosylglycinamide formyltransferase: MSLPIAVLISGDGSNLQVLINKMEERILDVDIKMVLSNRENAYGLKRAQAYGIPTCTLSHKDFSSREEFDGEMVRVLKESGVEAVVMAGFMRIITPVFLSAFPGKIINIHPALLPAFPGVDGQGDASKYGVRLAGCTVHFVDEKMDHGAIIIQSAVPASPGEDPEDLRLRILEQEHRILPQATQWLAEGRLRIDGRFVKLEEDDVELAETDGTGLVNPPLEYGF; the protein is encoded by the coding sequence ATGAGCTTACCTATTGCAGTCCTTATCTCCGGTGACGGTTCAAATCTACAGGTCCTCATCAATAAGATGGAGGAAAGAATCCTTGATGTAGATATCAAAATGGTTCTCTCTAACAGGGAGAACGCCTACGGACTTAAAAGAGCACAGGCATACGGTATTCCCACCTGTACGCTCAGTCATAAAGATTTCAGTTCCCGCGAAGAATTTGATGGCGAAATGGTTCGTGTTCTCAAAGAGTCCGGAGTAGAAGCTGTCGTCATGGCCGGATTCATGCGCATTATCACTCCCGTATTTCTTTCAGCTTTTCCCGGAAAAATAATTAATATCCATCCTGCACTGCTCCCCGCTTTTCCCGGAGTAGACGGACAAGGTGATGCTTCAAAATATGGCGTAAGACTCGCCGGATGCACCGTCCATTTTGTCGATGAAAAAATGGATCATGGCGCAATAATCATTCAGTCCGCTGTACCTGCCAGCCCCGGTGAAGATCCCGAAGATCTGCGACTCCGCATTCTTGAGCAGGAACACCGTATCCTGCCGCAGGCAACTCAGTGGCTGGCAGAAGGTCGTCTCCGCATAGACGGCCGGTTTGTTAAGCTTGAAGAGGATGATGTTGAATTAGCTGAAACAGACGGGACCGGTCTGGTTAATCCACCGCTTGAGTATGGTTTTTAG